Genomic segment of Microbacterium hydrocarbonoxydans:
GATCGCGCGAGGCGAGCAGAAGCGCGTCGAATGGTTGCGCTCCTTCTATTACGGCTCGGACTCGCACGTCGGTCTTCGCCAGGTGGTCGACAACCTCGGCGAGATCGATGCACGCGCGCTCAACTCGACACCGATCACCGACACTGCGACGCTGCGGTTCGGAAAGTACGGCCCCTACCTCGAGGTCGCGAATCCTGAGGCGCCCGACGAGAAGCCGCGCATCGTCAACGTCCCCGAAGACCTCGCACCCGACGAACTCACCGCCGAGAAGGCCCAGGAGCTCATCGACGCACCGGTCGCGGGCGACCGTGTGCTGGGCACGAACCCCGACAACGGCAAGATCATCGTCGTCAAGGACGGCCGCTTCGGTCCGTACGTGCAGGAGAACGACCCGGTGTCCGACGACGCCGCAGTCGACGAGGCGACCGGCGAGGTCGTGGAAGCGCCCAAGCCCAAGCGCGGAGCCAAGAAGGACACGGCTCCGAAGCCTCGCACGGGATCGCTGTTCCGTTCGATGTCGGTCGACACGATCGACCTCGACACCGCGCTGCAGCTCCTCAGTCTTCCTCGCGTGGTCGGCACCGACCCGGAGACCGGCGACGAGATCACCGCGCAGAACGGTCGCTTCGGTCCGTACCTCAAGAAGGGCACGGATTCGCGCTCGCTCGAGAGCGAGTCCCAGATCTTCGACGTCACGCTCGACCAGGCTCTGGAGATCTACAAGCAGCCCAAGTACGGAGCGGGTTCCCGCCGGGCATCCAGCGCCCTCGCCGAGTTCGAGGCCGACCCGGTGAGCGGCAAGCCGATCCGCATCCGCGACGGTCGCTTCGGGGCATACGTGACCGACGGCGAGACCAACGTCACGATCCCTCGCGGCCAGAAGGTCGAGGACATCACGTTCGAGACCGCGGTGCAGATGCTGGCCGACAAGCGCGCGAAGGGTCCCGCACCCAAGCGCGGCGCGGCGAAGAAGACCCCCGCCAAGAAGGCTCCCGCCAAGAAGGCTGCGGCAAAGAAGACCCCCGCCAAGAAGGCGCCCGCCGCGGCGACGACCGATGCCGAGAAGGCTGCCGCCCGCTCGGCCGCTGCGAAGAAGGCCGCCGCGACGCGTGCCGCCAATGCGGCTGCGAAGCGTAGTGCTGAGTGAGTGGAGCGAATCGAAGTGAGGGCCGGTCGGTGACCGCACGCTCCGGAGTGTGGATCACGCTCGAGGGCGGCGACGGCTCGGGAAAGACCACGCAGTCCGATCTGCTCGAGACCTGGCTGTCGAGCGAGGGGCGCACAGTCGTGCGCACCCGTGAGCCCGGCGGCTCGGAGGTCGGCAACCTCATCCGTGAGATCGTGCTCCACCATCGAGGCGACATCGCTCCTCGTGCCGAGGCGCTGCTGTACGCCGCCGATCGAGCGCATCACGTGGCGACGGTCGTGCGCCCGGCACTCGCACGCGGCGAGGTCGTGCTGCAGGACCGCTACCTCGACTCCTCGGTCGCGTATCAGGGGGCGGGCCGCGTGCTCGATGCGCACGAGGTCCGCGATCTCTCGCTCTGGGCCGCTGAGGGGGCACTGCCCGATCTGACGGTGCTGCTCGATCTGGCACCCGAGGCCGCGCGAGTGCGTCTCGACTCCGCCGACAAGCCGTTCGACCGGCTCGAGGCCGAGAAGACCGAGTTCCACGCGCGCGTGCGCGATGCGTATCTCGCACTCGCCGCTGCCGAGCCGGAGCGCTTCCTGGTGCTCGACGCCGACGCGTCGCCGCAGGTGATCGCCGAGCAGATCCGCGTCCGGGTGCAGGAGCTCATCGGCTGAGACCGCGACGCCGCTCCGCGTCATCCTGGTTCACCACGTCTCCGCCGCGGCGCCGTGCGTCGACGTCGGCGGGCCCGATTAGGCTGAGTGCATGCCTCAGACCGTCGCCGCCCCTTTCCCGTGGGCCGATGTGTGGGGGCAGGATGCCGCGGTCGAGACGCTGCGCACAGCCGCATCCGATCCCTCCGCACTCTCGCACGCGTGGTTGATCACAGGCCCGCCCGGGTCCGGGCGATCGACGCTGGCCTACGCGTTCGCCGCCGCGCTGGTCGCCGACCGTCCCGACGACGAGGCGGCCATGCGTCAGGTTCTCGCGGGGACGCATCCTGATGTCACCGCGTTGCGCACCGACAAGGTGATCATCACGATCGCCGAGGCGCGTGCACTCGTCGAGCGCTCGTACTTCGCGCCCTCAGCCGGCCGGTATCGCGTGATCGTCGTCGAAGACGCGGACCGCATGGTCGAGCGCACGTCGAATGTGCTGCTCAAGGCGCTCGAAGAACCTCCCGAGCAGACCGTGTGGATTCTCTGCGCTCCCAGCGAGGCCGATCTGCTGCCGACCATCCGCTCCCGGGTCAGGTCGCTGCGACTGCGCGAACCCGACGTGGCCGACGTCGCTCGCCTGATCACCCTGCGCACAGGTGTCGACGAGGCGGTGGCCGAGCAGGCTGCCCGCCACGCGCAGCGTCACATCGGCATGGCACAGCGACTCGCCACCGATGAGGCGGCGCGCAGGCGGCGCGATGAGACCCTGCGGTCGGTGCTCGCGGTGCGCGGAGTCAACGATGCGGTCGAGGTGGCGGGGCGTATCATCCAGGCGGCCACCGACGACGCCAAGGCACTGACCGCCGAACGCGATGCCGCCGAGCGCGCGTCGCTGCTGCGCACGGTGGGCATCGCCGAGGGACAGGCCGTGCCTCCGGCGCTGCGCAGTCAGATCTCCGCACTCGAAGATGATCAGAAGAAGCGCGCGACACGCAGTCTGCGCGACGGCATCGACCGCGTGCTGACGGATCTGCAGTCGATGTTCCGCGACGTGGTGATGCTGCAGTTCGGCCGCGACGACGAGCTGATCAACCGAGAGCTGCGCGAGGAGCTCTCGGCCCTCGCCGCCGCATGGCCCGAGGCCCGTACGCTTGTCGTACTCGACCACCTTGCCGAGACTCGGCAGTCGCTGGAGCGCAACGTCGCACCGCTGCTCGCCCTCGAGAGCTTGCTCGTGACTGTCACGAGCGGGAGGACACCGTGAACCACCGACCGACTTCCCGCACCCGGCGCGTCGCCGCACTCATCGCCGGTCTCGCGGCCGTGTCCGTGGCGCTGTCGGGCTGTCTCTATGCCGCGATCCCCGAGGGAGCCGAGCCCAAGCCCTCGGTCACGAAGACGCCCGACACCGAAGGCGTGGCCGAGGACCTCCTGCCCTTCTACGGCCAGACGCTGACGTGGACCGAGTGCGGCACCGGATTCGACTGCACCGATGTCACGGCGCCACTCGACTGGGAGAACCCGGGTGAGGCAGAGATCACCCTGTCGGTCGTGCGTCATCAGGCGACCGGCGAGGCCAGGGGCTCGCTGCTCACGAATCCCGGCGGGCCCGGAGCCAGCGGTGTCGAGCTCGTCCGTGACAGCCTCGACTTCGCGGTCGGCGCCGACCTGATCGAGAACTTCGACGTGATCGGCTTCGACCCTCGCGGGGTCGGCGAGTCGTCGGCCGTCACGTGTCTCGACGCGGAGGGGATGGACGACTACCTCTACACGATCCCGACGGCGAAGCGCGGCACTGCGGAGTGGGAGACCGAGCTGCTCGACAACGCCGAGGGGTTCGCGCAGGCGTGCGACGCCAACAGCGACGGCATCCTCCCGTACATCACGACGGTCAACTCCGCGCGCGACATGGACCTCATCCGGGCGGTGCTCGGCGACACCGAGCTCAACTACCTGGGCTACTCGTACGGCACGTTCCTCGGAGCGACCTACGCGGCTCTGTACCCCGAGAAGGCCGGCCGGCTCGTGCTCGACGGCGCGATCGATCCCGCCGTGTCGGGCCTCGACGTCGGTGCCACTCAGGCGCTCGGCTTCGAGTCCGCGCTCCGCGCCTACATGCAGGACTGCCTCGACTCGGGCGAGTGCCCCTTCAACGGCACGGTCGATGAGGCGATGGCCGACCTCGGTGCGCTGCTCGCGAGCGTCGACGCGAATCCGCTGCAGGGCGGCGACGGCCGCATGCTCGGCGCCGACGCCCTGATGACCGCGATCATCGCCGCGCTCTACTCGGCCGACAACTGGACCTACCTCACGCAGGCGCTCGACGAGACGCTGCAGGGTGATCCGACGACCGCCTTCTTCCTCGCCGACTTCTACAACGGTCGTGATCAGAGCGGTGCGTATCTCGACAACTCCACCGAGGCGTTCCGTGCGTACAACTGCATGGACTATCCGGTCGAAGACGACCCGGCCGCCGAGGCGGCCACCGAGGCGAAGATCGCGGACGGCGCCCCGACGATCGCCCCCTATTGGAGCGGACCCGATCCTTGCGAGGTGTGGCCGTACCCGCCCACGGGCACGCGAGGAGAGATCAGGGCCGAGGGTGCGGGCCCGATTCTCGTGATCGGAACCACGAACGACCCGGCCACGCCGTATGAATGGTCCGAGTCGCTCGCCGAGCAGCTCGAAGAGGGGGTCCTGATCACCCGCGTCGGCGAAGGACACACGGGCTACAACAAGGGGAATTCCTGCGTCGACGGCGCAGTGGAGGCCTTCCTGCTCGACGACTCGGTGCCCGAAGACGGCCTCCGCTGCGAGTGACCGTCAAGGTTCTCGATCCGCCCGACCGGCCGATTCGCGATGTCGCGCTCGCTCGGGTAATATCGATGATCGCGCCGCTTTAGCTCAGTCGGCAGAGCATTTCACTCGTAATGAAAAGGTCGTCAGTTCGATTCTGACAAGCGGCTCCACCAGGCCCCGTGATGCGAAGAACATCACGGGGCCTTCTGGTTCCCTCCGCCCGACGCGCGGGGGCGTACCCTCGACACATGAGCAGAGCGCTTCTCATCGTCGATGTGCAGAACGATTTCACCGAGGGCGGGGCACTCGCCGTGACGGGCGGCGATGCCGTGGCATCTGCGATCACGGCATTCCTCGCTGAGCACGCCGCCGACTACGACGTGATCATCGCGTCGCGCGACTGGCACGACGCGCACGGTGACAACGGCGGACATTTCGCGGACGCACCCGACTTCGTCGACACCTGGCCGGTCCATTGCGTGGCGGACAGCGCGGGAGCGGACTACGACCCGCTGCTCGTTGTGGACGCCGTGACCCATCACGTGCGCAAGGGACAGGGGCGACCCGCCTACTCGATGTTCGAGGGGA
This window contains:
- the tmk gene encoding dTMP kinase translates to MTARSGVWITLEGGDGSGKTTQSDLLETWLSSEGRTVVRTREPGGSEVGNLIREIVLHHRGDIAPRAEALLYAADRAHHVATVVRPALARGEVVLQDRYLDSSVAYQGAGRVLDAHEVRDLSLWAAEGALPDLTVLLDLAPEAARVRLDSADKPFDRLEAEKTEFHARVRDAYLALAAAEPERFLVLDADASPQVIAEQIRVRVQELIG
- a CDS encoding DNA polymerase III subunit delta', with product MPQTVAAPFPWADVWGQDAAVETLRTAASDPSALSHAWLITGPPGSGRSTLAYAFAAALVADRPDDEAAMRQVLAGTHPDVTALRTDKVIITIAEARALVERSYFAPSAGRYRVIVVEDADRMVERTSNVLLKALEEPPEQTVWILCAPSEADLLPTIRSRVRSLRLREPDVADVARLITLRTGVDEAVAEQAARHAQRHIGMAQRLATDEAARRRRDETLRSVLAVRGVNDAVEVAGRIIQAATDDAKALTAERDAAERASLLRTVGIAEGQAVPPALRSQISALEDDQKKRATRSLRDGIDRVLTDLQSMFRDVVMLQFGRDDELINRELREELSALAAAWPEARTLVVLDHLAETRQSLERNVAPLLALESLLVTVTSGRTP
- a CDS encoding alpha/beta hydrolase translates to MNHRPTSRTRRVAALIAGLAAVSVALSGCLYAAIPEGAEPKPSVTKTPDTEGVAEDLLPFYGQTLTWTECGTGFDCTDVTAPLDWENPGEAEITLSVVRHQATGEARGSLLTNPGGPGASGVELVRDSLDFAVGADLIENFDVIGFDPRGVGESSAVTCLDAEGMDDYLYTIPTAKRGTAEWETELLDNAEGFAQACDANSDGILPYITTVNSARDMDLIRAVLGDTELNYLGYSYGTFLGATYAALYPEKAGRLVLDGAIDPAVSGLDVGATQALGFESALRAYMQDCLDSGECPFNGTVDEAMADLGALLASVDANPLQGGDGRMLGADALMTAIIAALYSADNWTYLTQALDETLQGDPTTAFFLADFYNGRDQSGAYLDNSTEAFRAYNCMDYPVEDDPAAEAATEAKIADGAPTIAPYWSGPDPCEVWPYPPTGTRGEIRAEGAGPILVIGTTNDPATPYEWSESLAEQLEEGVLITRVGEGHTGYNKGNSCVDGAVEAFLLDDSVPEDGLRCE
- a CDS encoding isochorismatase family protein, translated to MSRALLIVDVQNDFTEGGALAVTGGDAVASAITAFLAEHAADYDVIIASRDWHDAHGDNGGHFADAPDFVDTWPVHCVADSAGADYDPLLVVDAVTHHVRKGQGRPAYSMFEGTSESGETVGAILTGAGVLTADVVGIATDHCVRASALDAIAHGVRVRVFTDLIAGVSVESSDAARAELAHAGAELTESVSA